DNA from Chloroflexaceae bacterium:
GAGCAGCCCGATCCGGCTGCGCACGAAGGCGAAGGCGCCTTCGATAGTCAGGGTCGCCGAGGCCAGTACGACGGTCTGCTTCTGGGCGAACAGGTGAGCCTGGAGGATCGCCGCGACGCTGAGGGGCGCTGCGGTGAGGGTCAGGCTGTCGCGCAGGCGCTCGTGGGTGAGCCAGGCGATGCTCTCTTCATCGCCAAAGATAATGTGGCCGGTGCGCACCCTGGCATCGGTGGCGAAGCGGCGCAGGTGCTCCGCCCGCAGGAGCAGTTCGTCATAGCCGGGCAGGTCCTCAGGCTCGATCTCGCGCAGCAGGCTCTCGATCCTGCCGAGAGCGTCGCCGATGACGGTAAGCATGTCGGTAAGATTGGACCAGGCCGCTTCGATCTCCTGCCAGACAGGGCGCCGGCGCACCTGGGGCGTGATGCGCAGGCGCGGGTCGTACTGCGTCTCAGCGCCTTCGTTGACCATGAAGGAGGTCAGGCGATTGAAGCAGTCGTAGACGGCGGCGCGGGCGCGTTCGAGGGTCGGGCGCAGGTGCAGGGCGATCTGTTCGACCTGGTGCTGAACACGCTCATCGGCAAAGCCCTCGCGCAGGCGGGCGGGCAGGTCGGCCAGCAGGCCGCTGACCAGTTGCGCTCCGCCTTCCAGAAAGATCGCGTCGAGAAAATTGAGCAGTGCCGCCTGGTCAATGCTAAAGCTGAGTTGATCGGTGGCGACATCCTCCAGGTTGTGGGCCTCGTCAATGATCAGGTGATCGTAGGGCGGCAATACATTCGTCTGGGCAGCCAGATCGGCGATCAGCAGGGCGTGGTTGATCACGACGATATGCGCAGCCTCGGCCAGGCGGCGAGCCTTGAAGAAGAAACACTCGCGGAAATGGGCGCAGCGGGGGCCGGTGCAGGTCTCGGGGGTGACGTTAATGCGGCCCCAGGCGGCGTTTTCGCGTTCCATCAGCAGCAACTCGGCCCGGTCGCCGGTGCCGGTCGTGGGCAGCCAGAGTTGCACCTTGAGCAGGGCGCGCACCTCGTCGGGGGTGAGGTTCTCGTGACGGCGCAGTTCGTGGTAGCGTTTGAGGCACAGATAGTTGCCCCGGCCCTTGAGCAGCGCAGCGGTGAAGGGCGGGTCGCCAGCGGCGCCGGCCATGATGCGCTGCAAGGCGGGGATGTCCTTGAAGAAGAGTTGATCCTGGAGATTGATCGTATTGGTCGAGATTACCACCCGTTCGCCGCGGGCGGCGGCGAAGAACGCCGCGGGGGCCAGGTAGGCCAGGCTCTTGCCGGTGCCGGTGCCGGCCTCCACCATCAGGGCCGTGCCCTGATTAAAGGCTCGCGCCACGGCCCGGGCCATCTCAACCTGAGATGGGCGCGGTTCATAACCCGGCAAGTGCTGGCCCAGGGGTCCATCGGGGGCAAAGAAGGCGGCGATCTGGTCGAGGTCCAGCGGGCGAGCGCTGCCGGTGGGCCTGAGGGGCGCAGGCTCATCGGCGGCCTGGCGTTCCTTGCGGGCGGCGCGGGGCGCGTCGCTGAAGGCGCGCTTCATCCGCCCGCGCAGCGCTTCCACAAAGAGATCGCGCATGGGGAAGGCGACCTGCTGAGTCAGGCGCACGATCTCACCGAGGTCATCGAGGTCGAGAGCATTAATGCGCCGCAACAGATAGGTGAAGACCCGCGCCGCGACCAGAGCGTCGTTGAGGGCGCGATGATCCTCGGGATGGGGGATGCCCAGGTGTTCGGCCAGGGCGCCCAGGCGGTAGATCGGCGCCTGCGGCACTAGCAGCGTCGCCAGTTCAAAGGTGTCGTAGATCGGCTGGGCGAAGTTCATTCCCTGGGCGCGGAGCATGCCCAGGTCGAAGTGCACCGAGTGCCCAACAATTGGATGGCTGCCGATAAAACGGGCCAGGTCCGCGCCGATGGCATTGAAGCGCGGGGCGCGGGCCACATGCTCCGGCGTGATGCCGGTCAGGCGGGTGATCTTGAGAGGCAGCGACTGGCGGGGGCGCACGAACTGGCTGTAGGTCTCCAGCACCTCATCGCCCCGAAAACGGACGGCGGCCACCTCGATAATCTCGTCCACCCCGGCGATCAGGCCAGTGGTTTCGACATCGAGGGCAACGTAGATGCGATCATTCATTGCGTTTCGTGCGGCGAAGACGGCGCCAGAAGCGAACGGCAAGAGAAGGGCCGCTCTATGGCCTTTCTCATTGGACAGGGGCATGGGGCAATGGGTTGCCCCGCCCTCCGCCAACCGAAAGGTCAATAGCGTGCATTATACCCGATGGCGGCGGATCCGACGGGCCATCATCGCCGCTGATTGCAAGAAACAGCCTCCCCCGGTATAATACAGGAAACCCCCACGACATCCAGACCAGGCTCGCCCGGCGTCAGGGCGGCGGGAGCACCATGATGGCAGGCAGCAACGGCGCCACCTTGCCGGATCCGCAGATGGAGATTGACGGCGTGAGCCTGAGCTTCGGCGGGGTTCGCGCCCTGACCGATGTCAGCTTTAACATCTATCCCGGCACCATCCAGGCAATTATCGGCCCGAACGGGGCCGGCAAGACCAGTCTTCTGAACTGCATCAGCGGCCTCTACAAACCGCAGCAGGGTCAGATCCGCTTCGAGGGCCGGAATCTTATCGGCCTCGCCCCCCACCAGATCGCTCGCCTGGGCATTGCCCGCTCGTTCCAGAATATCGAGCTGTTCCGCCATATGACCGTGGTGGACAACCTGATGCTCGGCCGCCACGTGCACATGCGGGGCGGCGTGCTGAGCGGCGGCCTGTACTGGGGCCGCGCCCAGCGCGAGGAGATCGCCCACCGCGAGGTGGTCGAGCAGGTGATTGATCTGCTGGAGATCCAGGCCATCCGCAAAAAGGTCGTCGGCGCGCTGCCCTATGGCCTCCAGAAGCGGGTCGAGCTGGGACGGGCGCTGGCGATGTCGCCACGCCTGCTGCTGCTCGACGAGCCAATGGCCGGCATGAACAGCGAGGAAAAAGAGGACATGGCCCGCTTTATCCTCGACATCAGCGAGGAGCAGCGCACGACCATCGTGCTCATCGAGCACGACATGGGGGTGGTGATGGACATCAGCGACAACGTGGCCGTGCTGGAGTTCGGCCGCTTGATCGCCTATGGCACACCCGCCAGGGTCAAGGCCGACCCGAAGGTGATTGACGCCTACCTGGGGCGCGAGCATGCGGCGTGAGCGCGATGCTTGCGTGGACGGGCGTCTTGCTGCGTGAGGCGTTCTCCCCTGAGAAGTTTCGCAGGGCGCTGGCAGCGGGTTCGGGAGGACCTGGCTCTTCCGAACCCTGACGACCCGCTATGGTGATGAGCCGCCGGCGCCCCCTCGATCTAGACGATAGTTGCATACTCATACTACCGTAAAGGCGCGGATGTTATGACTGAGTGGACCCTTCCCCGTCTGTTGCTGCACAAGGCCGAAACGCAGGGCGACAGAGTCGCCCTGCGCGAGAAGGATTTCGGCATCTGGCAGACCGTGACCTGGCGCCAGTTCGCCGACCATGTGCGGGCGTTCGCGATGGGCCTGCGCGCCCTCGGTCTGCAACGGGGCGACAAGGTGGCGATCATCGGCGATAATCGCCCGGAATGGCTCTATGCCGAACTGGCCGCCCAGGCTGTCGGCGGGGCCTCGGTGGGAGTGTATCAGGACTCGGTGGCCAATGAGGTGAAGTACGTGCTGCAGGCCGCCGAGGCGCGAGTGATTGTGGTCGAGGATCAGGAGCAGGTAGATAAGATCATCGAGATCTGGCCCGAACTGTCGAATGTGCTCAAGGTGATCTACTACGAGCCGAAGGGCATGCGGGGCTACCGGGAACCCTACCTGGCCCATTTCCCCGACATCGAGGAGCTTGGACGGGCCTACGACCGCGCCCATCCGGGGCTGTTCGAAGCCGAGGTCGCCCGGGGCCAGCCCGACGATGTGGCCATCCTTTCCACCACTTCGGGCACCACCGGCACCCCCAAACTGGCCATGCTGACCCATCGCAACCTCATCAGCCAGGGGGCCGGGTTGCTGGCGGTTGATCCGCTCGAACCCGACGATGAGTTTGTGAGCTTTCTGCCCCTGGCCTGGGTCGGCGAGCAGATGATCACCGTCGCCGCCGGTCTCCAGTGCGGCTTCACGATCAACTTCCCCGAATCGTCCGGCACGGTGCAGGAAAACATCCGCGAAATCGGCCCGCGGGTGATGTTCTCGCCCCCGCGCATCTGGGAGAACATGCTCTCACAGGTGCAGGTGAAGATCCAGGATACCACGCCACTCAAACGGGCCGTGTACGAGTGGGCCATGCGCCAGGGCTACGCCATGGCCGACGCCCGCTTCAGCGGCAAGACGCCTGACCCGCTGCTGCGCCTGCGGTACGCTCTGGCGCGCCTGTGCGTCTTTGAGCCGCTCAAGGATCAGTTGGGGCTGCGCTTCCTCAAGCGGGCCTATACCGGCGGCGCGGCCCTCGGCCCCGATGTATTCCGCTTCTACCACGCCCTCGGCGTCAACTTGAAGCAGGTCTACGGCCAGACTGAGAGCGCCGGTCTGAGCGTGATCCACCGCGACGGGCAGATCAAGTTTCAGACTGTGGGCACGCCGCTGCCCAACACCGAGATCCGCATCGCCGACAGCGGCGAGATCCTGGTCAGGAGCCCCTCGGTCTTCATCGGCTACTACAAGAATCCTGAGGCGACCGCCGAGGCCCTGGTTGATGGCTGGCTCCACAGCGGCGACGCGGGCTATTTCGACGAAGACGGGCACCTGATCGTCATTGATCGGGCCAAGGACGTGATGACCCTCCACGATGGCACAAAGTTCTCGCCCCAGTTCATCGAGAACAAGCTGAAGTTCAGCCCCTACATTAAGGAGGCGGTGGTCTTTGGCGGCGACTGGCCCTTTGTCACGGCGATGATCAACATAGACTTCGGCAATGTGGGCAAGTGGGCCGAAAGCCGGCAGATCTCCTACACCACCTACACCGACCTGGCCCAGAAGCCGCAGGTCTACGCGCTCATCCGCCGCGACGTTGAGCGCACCAACGCCGACCTGCCCCCGGCGGCGCGGATCAGGCGCTTCCTGTTGCTGCACAAAGAGCTTGACGCCGATGACGGCGAACTGACCCGCACGCGCAAGGTGCGCCGGCGCCTGGTGGCCCGGCGTTACGAAGAGATCGTGGATGCCCTCTACAGCGACCAGAGCGAACTGGAGCTGGAGACGACCATCACCTACCAGGACGGGCGCACGGCGCTGATCAAGACGCGGCTGCGCATCGAGGAGATGGAGGCGCCTCCCGCCTCCGCTGGCGAGCGCCAGCCGGCAAGGATGGCCGTGCGTTGAGGCCGGTTTTGACAGTGCTCCTGCGCGGTCATGCCCTGGCTTCGCCCCTTTACTGACCGTGAATTGGAGGAGGAGGGCGGGGAAACCAGGTTTCCCCACGCCCCCGCCTGATCGGAGGGTTGGGGAGGGCTTCGCCCTGCCACAACGCCACAGCTTCTTCCGAGGAGCCTATGGAGAAACTCGTCCAACTCACGATGAGCGGGATCGCCAACGGGGCGATCTTCGCCCTGGTGGCCCTGGGCTTTGTGTTGATCTACAAGAGCAGCGACGTGATCAACTTCGCCCAGGGTGAACTGCTGCTGATCGGCGCTTACCTGACCTACATGACCGTCGAGCAGATCGGCATCTGGTGGCCCGCGGGCGTGGTGGTGGCGGTGCTGCTGGCGGCAGTCGTCGGCGTGCTCATCGAAACCCTGGTGCTGCGCCCGCTGATCGGCGAGCCGACCATTTCGGTGATCATGGTGACCATCGGCCTCTCATCGTTGCTCCGGGCGATCGTCGGGGCGATCTGGGGGGTGACGCCGCGCCCGGCGCCGCAGTTTCTGCCGCGCGATACGGTAACGATCTTCGGCGCCAGCGTGGGGGTGGATAAGGTCTGGGCCATCTTTCTGGCGCTGCTGCTCTTCGCCCTGCTGACGCTCTTCTTCCGCTTCAGTCGCGAGGGGATCGCCATGCGCGCCGTGGCCGACGACCAGCAGGCCGCGCTGAGCATGGGCATCAGCGTGAAGCGGGTCTGGGCGGTGGCCTGGGCCATCGCGGCGGTGACGGCGGCAGTAGGCGGCATTTTGCTGATGAGCATCTTCGGCGGCGTGTCCGGCTCGATCGCTCGGGTGGGGTTGCTGGTCTTCCCGGTAGTGATCCTGGGCGGCCTCGACAGCATTCCCGGAGCGATCATCGGCGGGCTGATCATCGGCCTGCTGCAATCCTACGCCGGGGGCTACCTGCCGCCTGAACTAGGCATGGGCGAAGTAGTTCCGTTCATCATTCTGTTGCTGATCCTGCTTGTGCGCCCCTACGGGCTCTTCGGCCAGCGGATCATCGAGCGAGTGTAGGAGGGTCGCGGGCCTATGCAAAGCGGGACGTTTCATACCACCTACGCGGCGGATATGGCCCTGCGGCCCTACTGGCCGCAGCGGCTGCGCATCGCTCTTGTGCTCGTGGCCGTGCTGGTCTTCCCCTGGTTCGCCGACCGCTACTGGCTCAATCTGGCCAATACTATCGCCATCGCCGCCATCGGAGCGATCGGGTTGAACATCCTGGTCGGCTATACCGGCCAGATCAGCATTGGGCAGGGCGGCTTCATGGCGGTGGGGGCCTTCAGCGCCGGGTTGATGGCTGCCCGGCTCGGCATGCCGATGTGGCTCACGGTGCCGATCGCCAGCCTGTTCACGGCCTTCGTGGGCGCGTTCTTCGGGCTGCCCTCGCTGCGCCTCAAGGGCCTCTACCTGGCGATTGCCACCCTGGCGGCCCAGGAGATCATCACCTGGGTGCTGACCCACGGCAAACTGCTGGGCATCGGCGAGTCACTTTCGATCCCCCGCGAAACCAGCAACCTCTTCGGCATCCCCATGACCGCGATCGGCAACCCCGATTTCGCCTTCTACTGGGTGACGGTGGGTTGCCTTATCGTAACCGTAATCTTCGTCAGCAACCTCTTCCGCAGTCGCGCGGGGCGGGCCTTCGTCGCCATCCGCGACCAGGACATCGCCGCCCAGGTGATCGGGGTGGACCTGTTTCGCTACAAGTTGCTGGCCTTCGCCACCTCGTCGTTCTTCGCCGGGCTGGCCGGGGCGCTTACCGCCCATTACCGCGGCATTATCTCCTGGGAGCGCTTCACGATTGACACCAGCATCCTCTACCTGGCGATGATCATCATCGGCGGGCTGGGCAGCGTCTCAGGCTCGATCTACGGCGCGGCCTTCATCACCCTGCTGCCGGCGCTGCTCTCGAACCTGGCGCGCCTCCTGAGCGGAGTCGTGCCGCAGATCAACAGCTACCTGCCGTACATGCAGCAGGGCGCCTTCGGTCTGGCGATCATCCTCTTCCTGATCTTCGAGCCGGAGGGCATTGTTAAGATGTGGCGCAATGTCAAGGATTACTTCCGGTTATGGCCGTTCAGTTATTAGAGCAAGGAGGACAGTATGGGCAACGAACAACGACGGTTCGGCATGCTGGCACTGCTGCTGGCGCTGGCCCTGGCGCTGGCGGCGTGCGGCCAGCCGGCGCCCGGCACGGGCGGAGGAACCACGGGCGGCGGAACTACTGGAACAACCCCGGCCCCGAGCGGCGAGCCGATCAAGATCGGCGCGATCTTCGACCTCACCGGCGCGACGGCGGATGTGGGAACCCCCTATTCCAAGGGACAGATTGCCTACATTGATTGGCGCAATGCTAACGGCGGCGTGGCCGGGCGCCCGCTGCAACTGATCAGCCAGGACTACGCCTACGAGGTGCCCCGCGCGGAAGAACTTTACACCCAGTTCGTCACCCAGGACAAGGTGGTGGTCTTCTCGGGCTGGGGCACGGGCGACACCGAGGCGCTCAAGGGCCGCATCTCCGAGGATCAGATTCCCTTCATTTCCGCCTCGTACTCGGCGGAACTCGCCGATCCCGCCAAGACGCCGTATAACTTCCTGGTGGCCCCGACCTATTCCGACCAGATGATCATCGCTATGAAGTGGGCGCTGGAGGACTGGAAAGCCAAAGGGAATACCGGCGCGCCCAAGTTCGCCTATCTGTTCAACGACAGCCCCTTCGGGCGCTCGCCGCTGGCTGACGGCACCGCCTTTGCCCAGGCCAACGGCGTCGAGACGCCGCTGGAGGTGCCCTCGCCCCGCGGCGCCACCGACCTGACGCCCCAGTTGACCCAGATCCGCGACTTCGGGGCTAACTACGTCTTCTTGCAGAACGTCTCGACCCCGGCGGCCCTGGCGGTTAAGAACGCTAAGAGCCTGGGACTGGACATCCAGTTCATCTGCCTGAACTGGTGCGCTAACGAACTGCTGATCAAGCTCGCCGGCGCTGATGCCGAGGGTGTGGTCGGGGCTATTCCTTTCGACCCCGCTGCCGAGGGGGCCAAGGTGGCCCTGGAGTTCGCCAAAGAGAAGGGTATTGACTACGGCGGCGCCGATAGCACCTTCGTCCAGGGCTGGACGGCGATGTCCATTCTGGTGTCCGGGATTGAAAAGACCCTGGCCGAGGGTAAGGAACTGACCGGCGAGAACATCAAGAACGCGCTCGAGACGATGGGGGCGATTGATACTGGCGGGGTGACCCAGCCGGTCGTCTTTAGCGCAACCGACCACGCTGGCGCGAAGTCGCTGCGGATGTTCCGCGTTGAGAATGGCAAGTGGGTGGCAATCACCGACTTCATTTCGGCCAGGTAACACGCCTCGGGCTGGCCGGGAGAGGCGAAACAGAGTTCGCCTCTCCCGGCGGCTATGGCACTGGCCGGCAGGGGCGCGGGGAAACCTGGCCCCCCAACTTTAGTCAACGGTGTTGGGGCGCCTGAGATGCCGGCGCGCAGGGGCAAAAAAGCCATGCTTTCCCTCAACAACATCGAGGTCATCTACAACGACGTGGTCCTGGTGCTCAAAGGGCTGTCGCTGGAGGTGCCGGAGGGCCGGATCGTCGCTGTGCTTGGCTCCAACGGCGCGGGCAAGAGCACAACGCTCAAAGCGATCTCCGGGCTGCTTAAGCCGGAGAATGGCGAAGTGACCGACGGCGAGATCCGCTTTCTCGACCAGCCGATCCATAAGAAGGACGCGGCGGCGATCGTGCGCATGGGCATCTTCCAGGTGATGGAGGGGCGGCGCGTCTTCGAGCACCTGACGGTGGAAGAAAACCTGCGCGCCGGGGCCTACACCCGCGGAAGGGGCGGTTTCGCTCAGGATCTGGAACTGGTCTACAGCTACTTTCCGCGCCTGAAGGAGCGCCGCCATCAGACGGCGGGCTTCCTCAGCGGCGGCGAACAGCAGATGCTTGCCATCGGGCGGGCGTTGATGGCTCGCCCGCGCCTGATCATGCTCGATGAACCCTCGCTCGGGCTGGCTCCGCTGCTGGTGGAGGAGATCTTTCGTATTATCAAACGTATCAACAAAGAGCAAGGCACAACCATCCTGCTGGTGGAGCAAAACGCGCGCCTGGCCCTTGATGCCGCCGACCATGCGTATATCATGGAGAATGGGCGCATCGTCCTTGATGGCTCGCCTGCCGATCTGAAGGACAATGCCGACGTGCGGGAGTTCTACCTGGGCCTCAACGAAGTTGGCGGGCGCAAGAGCTACCGTGAGGTCAAACACTATAAACGCCGCAAGCGCTGGCTGTCCTGAGTGTGGGGAAACCAGGTTTCCCCATACCTCGCAAGCGGCTTTTGGGGAGGCTCGGAGAGGCGAAGCCCCTCCAAGAATGTTGCGGGGGCCGCAGGCCCCCGCAACCCCTGCCGAGGCGAAGCGCTGTTGCAATACGAACGGAAAGCATACCAGGCCCCTATCCGGACGCCTCCCTCAGAAGGGTCTGGGAGGGCGTGGCCTTCCCAGAACGGCATCGGATAACCAGGTTATCCGGATAGGCCTGAAACAATGAGGGGCCATGGATCTCCAGGCTTTCTATGCCAGCTTTGACCAGCGCGTTCGCGAGATCGTCGCCTATGGCTACGATCATTCGCCGGCCTTTCGCCAGCGGATGGACGCCGCGGGGTTGACGCCTGCCGCCATTCAGAGCGCCGCCGATCTGGCGCGCCTGCCGGTGCTGCGCAAGGAGCGCCTGGTCGAGATCCAGCGCCAGGGGCCGGGTCTCGGCGGGATGCTGACCGTGCCGCTTTCGAGCCTGCGGCGCGTCTTCCAGTCGCCCGGCCCGATCTACGATCCCGAACCGGACGAGCCGGACTCGTGGCGCTGGGCCCCGGCGTTCCGCGCTGCCGGCTTCGGGCCGGGCGACGTTGTGCTGAACTGCTTCGGCTACCACCTGACGCCTGCGGGGGTAATGTTCGAGGAGGGCGCGCGCGCCGTGGGCTGCGCGGTGATCCCGGCGGGGATCGGCGCGCAGCACCAGCAGATCGAGGCCATGCTCGATCTTGGCGTCACCGCTTATGCCGGGCTGCCGAGCTACCTCAAGGCCCTGCTGGAGAAGGCCGTGGAGCTGGGCCACGATCCGCGGGCCTGGCCGCTCAACAAGGCCTTCGTGGCCGCCGAGCCGCTGCCGCCCTCGCTGCGGGCGCTCTTCGAGGAGCAGTACGGCATTCTGGTCTACGACGGCTATGGCACTGCCGAGGCGGGTAACCTGGGCTACAACGGCCCTGAACGCCAGGGCTGGCACCTGCCCGATGACGCCCTGGTACAGGTGTGCGATCTGAACACCGGTGAACCGTTGCCGCCAGGCCAGACAGGCGAGGTGGTGGTGACGTTGTTCCGGCGCGACTACATCCTGGTGCGCTTCGCTGTGGGCGATCTCTCGGCGGTCATGGAACCTGGCCCGCCGACGGTCATCCCCACGCCGCGGCTGGTGGGCTGGCTCGGGCGCAGCGGCGACAGCGTCAAGGTGCGCGGGCTGTTCGTGCATCCGCGCCACGTTGATGAGGCGCTGCGCGGCATCGCGGGGGTGGCCGCCTACCAGGCGGTGGTGGTGCGTGAGAGCCATCGCGACGACCTGATCTGCCGGGTAGTTCCGGCGAGCGACGCCGATCCCGCCACCCTGAGCGCGGAGGTCGAGGCGGCACTGCACGAAACGCTCAAGCTGCGCTGCCGCGTCGAACTGGTTTCCGGCCTGCCTGCCGACGCGAGGCAGTTCGTCGATGAGCGGCGTTGGGACTGAGGCGCGGGGTGGCGCCGGGCGCCCGGTGGCTCTGCTGTTCAACCTGCATGTTCCTCGGAGAGCGTAGCCCTCTCGAAACATCCGCTGAGCGGCCCGATGGCGCGCCGATCAGGATTTCTTGCTAAACAGCGCAACGATCAGCAGGGGCGCGCCATCGGCCAGATTGGGAGCGTAGCCGATTAGCAGCACCTGCTCGCCAGCCTCGGCTCCGCGCAGCCAGCCCGCGCTGTTGAAGGCGCTGCCTTCCGTGCGCAACTCCGGCGCTGCTTTCCAGCCCGCACCCTCCAGCGTCTCCCGGTAGAAGCGTTCCACCTCCGGCCAGGCAGCGGCGGCGGGGAGGCGGTAGCGGCGAATGTCGCTGGTCAGATCGGCCCCCACGGCGCCCTGCAACGCTCCAGCCAGGCTGTCGGCGCTCGCGCTCGCGCCAGGCGCCAGGGTGATGGCCTCGGGAAAGGCGGGTATCGCGGTTAACGTCACCGGGCGGTCGCCGCAGCCGGCCAGGAGCGGCAGGAACGCGACAAACACGAGCGTGAGGCGGGCAAGTAGGCGCATGGGTAGAGATCCTCTGGCTGATCACCGATTTTCCCGGAAGCACTTTACTCTGCAAAGCTTCCGCTGCTATCATTGTACCGGACCTGTAATCACCGCAGAGGACGCGGAGGGTGCAGAGGGTTTTCAACCGGCGCATCCTCTGCGGTAAACCTCAACACCTGGCGACGACGAGCCGTTTGACGTCCGCGCGGAAGTGTGCTATGCTCCCGCTAGCACAATGAGGGATGAAATGAGGCAAAAGATGCAGCAGCACTGCTCCAAGCAGGTCAAGCGGGCGAAGAAGCCGGCCGGAAGGTCTGGTTAGCGCCGCTTGCACGCGCGGATCGAGTGTAGGCCCGGAGTACCAGACCAGATGGTGCGCCGGGCCTTTCGTTTTCCCGGAGGTGCGCGATGAAACTGCACGCCAGTATTCCGACCACCGTGGCCATTACTCCACGCTACTGCCGCCCGGAGCTGTTTGGCGCTTGCCAGGTGAGAGAAGGATTCTATCCCTATGCCGCTTGAGCGCTTCTTTCTCCTCGACACGACTCTGCGCGAGGGCGAGCAGTTCGCCACGGCGCGCTTTACCAGCGCCCAGCGCCTGGCGGTGGCCGAGGCCCTGGACGCCGTCGGAGTCGAGTATATTGAACTGACCTCGCCTGCCGCCTCACCCCAGAGCGCCCGCGATCTCGAAACGATCGCCAGCCGCGGGCTGCGCGCCCGCGTGGTCACTCACGTGCGTTGCCATCCCGATGACGCGCGTATGGCAGTCGAATGCGGGGCCCAGGGCGTGAATCTGCTCTACGCCACCTCCGAACCCCTGCGCCGCGCCAGTCATGGCCGTGACCTTGACCAGATTATCGCCGAAGCCGAGGTGGTGATCAGCTACCTCCGCCGGCACAACGTTGAGGTCCGCTTCTCGGCTGAAGACACCTTCCGCACCGATCTGCCCTCCCTCCTCCGCGTGTACCAGGCCGTGGCCGCGATGGGTGTGCACCGCATCGGCCTGGCGGATACGGTGGGCATCGCCACGCCGCGGCAGGTGTATGATGTCGTGTCACAGGTGCGCGCGGCGGTAGACTGCGATATCGAGTTCCATGGCCACAATGACTCGGGTTGCGCGATCGCCAATGCCTTCTGCGCCCTCGAAGCCGGCGCGACCCACATTGACGTCACGGTGCTGGGCATCGGCGAGCGCAACGGCATTGCCTCCCTCAGCGGCATGATCGCCCGCCTGGCGACGCTTGACCCGGCCCTCGTATCGCGTTACAAC
Protein-coding regions in this window:
- a CDS encoding exonuclease domain-containing protein, coding for MNDRIYVALDVETTGLIAGVDEIIEVAAVRFRGDEVLETYSQFVRPRQSLPLKITRLTGITPEHVARAPRFNAIGADLARFIGSHPIVGHSVHFDLGMLRAQGMNFAQPIYDTFELATLLVPQAPIYRLGALAEHLGIPHPEDHRALNDALVAARVFTYLLRRINALDLDDLGEIVRLTQQVAFPMRDLFVEALRGRMKRAFSDAPRAARKERQAADEPAPLRPTGSARPLDLDQIAAFFAPDGPLGQHLPGYEPRPSQVEMARAVARAFNQGTALMVEAGTGTGKSLAYLAPAAFFAAARGERVVISTNTINLQDQLFFKDIPALQRIMAGAAGDPPFTAALLKGRGNYLCLKRYHELRRHENLTPDEVRALLKVQLWLPTTGTGDRAELLLMERENAAWGRINVTPETCTGPRCAHFRECFFFKARRLAEAAHIVVINHALLIADLAAQTNVLPPYDHLIIDEAHNLEDVATDQLSFSIDQAALLNFLDAIFLEGGAQLVSGLLADLPARLREGFADERVQHQVEQIALHLRPTLERARAAVYDCFNRLTSFMVNEGAETQYDPRLRITPQVRRRPVWQEIEAAWSNLTDMLTVIGDALGRIESLLREIEPEDLPGYDELLLRAEHLRRFATDARVRTGHIIFGDEESIAWLTHERLRDSLTLTAAPLSVAAILQAHLFAQKQTVVLASATLTIEGAFAFVRSRIGLLEADELALESPFDYQRQALVYIPDDIPEPNQRGYQQAVEQALIELCIAAGGRTLALFTANGALKQTYAAIQEPLEEHEIAVLGQGIDGSRRALLERFRDSPRTVLLGTSSFWEGVDVVGEALSVLVIAKLPFSVPTDPIFAARSERFADPFSEYAVPQSILRFKQGFGRLIRSAEDRGIVVCLDRRLLTKRYGRQFLASLPHTRVRTGPLKQLPALAARFLDAG
- a CDS encoding ABC transporter ATP-binding protein, with amino-acid sequence MAGSNGATLPDPQMEIDGVSLSFGGVRALTDVSFNIYPGTIQAIIGPNGAGKTSLLNCISGLYKPQQGQIRFEGRNLIGLAPHQIARLGIARSFQNIELFRHMTVVDNLMLGRHVHMRGGVLSGGLYWGRAQREEIAHREVVEQVIDLLEIQAIRKKVVGALPYGLQKRVELGRALAMSPRLLLLDEPMAGMNSEEKEDMARFILDISEEQRTTIVLIEHDMGVVMDISDNVAVLEFGRLIAYGTPARVKADPKVIDAYLGREHAA
- a CDS encoding long-chain fatty acid--CoA ligase — translated: MTEWTLPRLLLHKAETQGDRVALREKDFGIWQTVTWRQFADHVRAFAMGLRALGLQRGDKVAIIGDNRPEWLYAELAAQAVGGASVGVYQDSVANEVKYVLQAAEARVIVVEDQEQVDKIIEIWPELSNVLKVIYYEPKGMRGYREPYLAHFPDIEELGRAYDRAHPGLFEAEVARGQPDDVAILSTTSGTTGTPKLAMLTHRNLISQGAGLLAVDPLEPDDEFVSFLPLAWVGEQMITVAAGLQCGFTINFPESSGTVQENIREIGPRVMFSPPRIWENMLSQVQVKIQDTTPLKRAVYEWAMRQGYAMADARFSGKTPDPLLRLRYALARLCVFEPLKDQLGLRFLKRAYTGGAALGPDVFRFYHALGVNLKQVYGQTESAGLSVIHRDGQIKFQTVGTPLPNTEIRIADSGEILVRSPSVFIGYYKNPEATAEALVDGWLHSGDAGYFDEDGHLIVIDRAKDVMTLHDGTKFSPQFIENKLKFSPYIKEAVVFGGDWPFVTAMINIDFGNVGKWAESRQISYTTYTDLAQKPQVYALIRRDVERTNADLPPAARIRRFLLLHKELDADDGELTRTRKVRRRLVARRYEEIVDALYSDQSELELETTITYQDGRTALIKTRLRIEEMEAPPASAGERQPARMAVR
- a CDS encoding branched-chain amino acid ABC transporter permease encodes the protein MEKLVQLTMSGIANGAIFALVALGFVLIYKSSDVINFAQGELLLIGAYLTYMTVEQIGIWWPAGVVVAVLLAAVVGVLIETLVLRPLIGEPTISVIMVTIGLSSLLRAIVGAIWGVTPRPAPQFLPRDTVTIFGASVGVDKVWAIFLALLLFALLTLFFRFSREGIAMRAVADDQQAALSMGISVKRVWAVAWAIAAVTAAVGGILLMSIFGGVSGSIARVGLLVFPVVILGGLDSIPGAIIGGLIIGLLQSYAGGYLPPELGMGEVVPFIILLLILLVRPYGLFGQRIIERV
- a CDS encoding branched-chain amino acid ABC transporter permease, which codes for MQSGTFHTTYAADMALRPYWPQRLRIALVLVAVLVFPWFADRYWLNLANTIAIAAIGAIGLNILVGYTGQISIGQGGFMAVGAFSAGLMAARLGMPMWLTVPIASLFTAFVGAFFGLPSLRLKGLYLAIATLAAQEIITWVLTHGKLLGIGESLSIPRETSNLFGIPMTAIGNPDFAFYWVTVGCLIVTVIFVSNLFRSRAGRAFVAIRDQDIAAQVIGVDLFRYKLLAFATSSFFAGLAGALTAHYRGIISWERFTIDTSILYLAMIIIGGLGSVSGSIYGAAFITLLPALLSNLARLLSGVVPQINSYLPYMQQGAFGLAIILFLIFEPEGIVKMWRNVKDYFRLWPFSY